A single window of Streptomyces aquilus DNA harbors:
- a CDS encoding anti-sigma regulatory factor, whose amino-acid sequence MSQIAGEPATQDFVEVRLPAAGAYLSVLRTATAGLAARLDFTLDEIEDLRIAVDEACAILLQQAVPGSVLSCVFRLVDDSLEVTVSAPTTDGHAPSRDTFAWTVLSALAGKVSSAVDEDKTVSISLYKQRGAGPGPA is encoded by the coding sequence GTGTCCCAGATCGCAGGCGAGCCCGCGACCCAGGACTTCGTCGAAGTCCGGCTGCCGGCCGCGGGTGCCTACCTGTCGGTGCTGCGTACGGCGACTGCCGGTCTCGCGGCCCGTTTGGACTTCACCCTCGACGAGATCGAGGACCTGCGCATCGCGGTGGACGAGGCCTGCGCGATCCTGCTCCAGCAGGCCGTGCCCGGCTCGGTGCTCAGTTGCGTCTTCCGCCTCGTCGACGACTCACTCGAGGTCACCGTCTCGGCGCCGACCACGGACGGTCATGCCCCTTCGCGGGACACCTTCGCCTGGACCGTCCTGTCCGCGCTCGCGGGCAAGGTCTCCTCCGCCGTGGACGAGGACAAAACCGTTTCGATCAGCCTCTACAAACAGCGCGGCGCGGGACCCGGGCCGGCGTGA
- a CDS encoding UBP-type zinc finger domain-containing protein, whose translation MKQCTHADALPHPEPAPLDETCPECLRDGTHPVQLRLCLTCGHVGCCDSSPGRHATTHYKESGHPIMRTFEPGEDWRWCFEDHVLV comes from the coding sequence ATGAAACAGTGCACGCACGCCGACGCGCTGCCGCACCCGGAACCCGCGCCGCTCGACGAGACCTGTCCCGAGTGTCTGCGTGACGGTACCCACCCGGTGCAACTGCGGCTCTGCCTCACCTGCGGTCATGTCGGCTGCTGCGACTCGTCGCCCGGCAGACACGCCACCACGCACTACAAGGAGTCCGGGCACCCGATCATGCGCACATTCGAGCCGGGCGAGGACTGGCGCTGGTGCTTCGAGGACCACGTCCTGGTGTGA
- a CDS encoding Na+/H+ antiporter, which produces MDVMPLLLLVAGSAAIAAAARRTPVPAPLLLVAAGLVFSYVPGVPEYTLDPDVVLPLVLPPLLHSAATDSSYLDLRAQLRPVALLSVGYVLFATLVVGWAAYRIVPGLSLTGALVLGAVVAPPDAVAATAVARRVGLPSRTTTILQGESLVNDATAITAYRVALAAAVGEGASWAGGIGEFLLAAIGGVAVGLVLMVPIHWLRTHLKEPLLQNTLSLLIPFVAYAAAEQFHASGVLAVVVVALFLGHRAWEVDFATRLQEDAVWKMVAFVLESSVFALIGLQLPVVLKGLGEYEGVDAAWYALAVFLVVVASRFIWVYPATFLPRVLSARIREREENPTWKGPFVIAWAGMRGVVSLAIAFSIPEHLDGGELFPGRNLILFLTFTTVIGTLVVQGVTLPPLIRLLKLPGRDAQAETLAEANAQAQASRAAERRLDELLSDERNTLPPPLADRLRTVLERRRNAVWERLGAVNPVTGETVDDTYRRLSREMISAERNVFVKLRDGRYIDDEMLRTLLRRLDLEEAAAYREAE; this is translated from the coding sequence ATGGACGTGATGCCACTGCTGTTGCTGGTGGCGGGCAGTGCGGCGATCGCCGCGGCGGCCCGGCGCACCCCGGTGCCGGCGCCGCTGCTGCTGGTCGCCGCCGGGCTGGTGTTCTCATACGTCCCGGGGGTCCCCGAGTACACGCTCGACCCGGACGTCGTGCTGCCCCTGGTCCTGCCGCCGCTGCTGCACTCGGCGGCCACCGACAGCTCGTACCTCGACCTGCGGGCTCAGCTGCGGCCGGTGGCGTTGCTGTCCGTCGGGTACGTGCTCTTCGCGACCCTCGTGGTCGGCTGGGCCGCCTACCGGATCGTGCCGGGCCTGTCGCTGACCGGGGCGCTCGTGCTGGGCGCGGTGGTGGCGCCGCCGGACGCGGTCGCGGCGACGGCGGTGGCCCGCCGGGTCGGTCTGCCCTCCCGGACCACGACGATCCTCCAGGGCGAGTCCCTGGTGAACGACGCGACCGCGATCACCGCCTACCGGGTCGCCCTCGCGGCGGCGGTGGGCGAGGGCGCGTCCTGGGCGGGCGGTATCGGCGAGTTCCTGCTCGCGGCGATCGGCGGTGTGGCGGTCGGCCTGGTCCTGATGGTGCCGATCCACTGGCTGCGCACCCACCTCAAGGAGCCGCTGCTCCAGAACACCCTCTCCCTCCTGATCCCCTTCGTCGCGTACGCGGCCGCCGAGCAGTTCCACGCCTCCGGTGTGCTCGCGGTCGTCGTGGTGGCGCTCTTCCTCGGACACCGCGCGTGGGAGGTCGACTTCGCGACGCGCCTCCAGGAGGACGCCGTGTGGAAAATGGTCGCCTTCGTCCTCGAATCGTCGGTGTTCGCGCTGATCGGACTCCAGTTGCCGGTCGTCCTCAAGGGCCTTGGGGAGTACGAGGGGGTCGACGCCGCCTGGTACGCGCTCGCCGTCTTCCTCGTGGTCGTCGCCTCCCGGTTCATCTGGGTGTATCCGGCGACGTTCCTCCCGCGCGTGCTGTCCGCGCGGATCAGGGAACGCGAGGAGAACCCGACCTGGAAGGGCCCGTTCGTGATCGCCTGGGCCGGCATGCGCGGGGTGGTCTCGCTGGCCATCGCCTTCTCCATCCCCGAGCACCTGGACGGCGGCGAGCTCTTCCCCGGCCGCAACCTGATCCTGTTCCTCACGTTCACGACCGTCATCGGCACACTCGTCGTCCAGGGCGTCACCCTGCCCCCGCTCATCCGCCTCCTCAAGCTCCCCGGCCGGGACGCCCAGGCCGAGACCCTTGCCGAGGCCAACGCCCAGGCGCAGGCGTCCCGGGCCGCGGAACGCCGCCTGGACGAGCTCCTGTCCGACGAACGCAACACCCTCCCGCCCCCGCTCGCCGACCGCCTCCGCACCGTCCTGGAACGCCGCCGCAACGCCGTCTGGGAACGCCTCGGCGCGGTCAATCCGGTGACCGGTGAAACCGTCGACGACACCTACCGCCGGCTGTCCCGGGAGATGATCAGCGCCGAACGCAATGTCTTCGTCAAGCTCAGGGACGGCCGCTACATCGACGACGAGATGCTGCGGACGCTGCTGCGACGGCTGGACCTGGAGGAGGCGGCGGCTTACCGGGAGGCGGAGTGA
- a CDS encoding 1-aminocyclopropane-1-carboxylate deaminase/D-cysteine desulfhydrase yields MTGLDPASLRPRLPSPLQEVEDERWARRGIRLFLKRDDLIHPDLVGNKWRKLAPNLAAAAGRPILTFGGAYSNHLRATAAAGRLLGLPTVGVVRGEELADRPLNPSLARCVADGMRLHFVDRPTYRRKAEPPVLGTILRAAGAEDAYVVPEGGSNALAVRGCRALGEELRGRADVVATACGTGGTFAGLAAGLGAGQRALGIPVLKGGFLTAEIQALQKAAFGARQGDWTLDDRFHFGGYARTAPELDTFAEDFEKRHGLAVERLYVAKLLYGLVTLVEEGTFPAGTRVAAVVTGAPFTG; encoded by the coding sequence GTGACCGGCCTCGACCCCGCCTCCCTGCGTCCCCGACTCCCGTCGCCGTTGCAGGAGGTCGAGGACGAGCGCTGGGCCCGCCGGGGCATCCGGCTGTTCCTCAAGCGCGACGACCTGATCCACCCCGACCTGGTCGGCAACAAGTGGCGCAAACTGGCCCCCAACCTCGCCGCGGCGGCCGGCCGCCCGATCCTCACCTTCGGCGGCGCCTACTCCAACCACCTCCGCGCCACGGCCGCCGCCGGGCGCCTGCTGGGGCTCCCGACGGTGGGGGTGGTGCGCGGCGAGGAACTCGCGGACCGACCCCTGAACCCGTCCCTCGCCCGCTGCGTGGCCGACGGCATGCGCCTGCACTTCGTCGACAGACCGACGTACCGCCGCAAGGCCGAGCCGCCGGTGCTCGGCACGATCCTGCGGGCGGCCGGGGCGGAGGACGCGTACGTCGTACCCGAGGGCGGCAGCAACGCCCTCGCGGTACGCGGCTGCCGGGCGCTCGGCGAGGAGCTGCGGGGCCGGGCGGACGTGGTCGCGACGGCGTGCGGCACCGGCGGCACCTTCGCCGGGCTGGCGGCGGGACTCGGCGCGGGGCAGCGGGCGTTGGGGATACCGGTGCTCAAGGGAGGTTTCCTGACCGCCGAGATACAGGCCCTCCAGAAGGCGGCCTTCGGCGCTCGGCAGGGCGACTGGACGCTCGACGACCGCTTCCATTTCGGCGGTTACGCCCGTACGGCACCCGAACTCGACACCTTCGCCGAGGACTTCGAGAAGCGGCACGGGCTGGCCGTGGAACGTCTCTATGTCGCCAAGTTGCTGTACGGACTTGTCACCCTGGTCGAGGAAGGGACCTTCCCGGCCGGCACCAGGGTGGCCGCGGTGGTCACCGGGGCCCCGTTCACGGGCTGA
- a CDS encoding N-acetylmuramoyl-L-alanine amidase, whose translation MAPPMSAADFLDALKDEGVTVVEVGDWRHHNRNHKGPWGPVHGVMIHHTVTKGSERTVELCRDGYEDLPGPLCHGVITKDGRVHLVGYGRANHAGLGDDDVLRAVIAEKALPHDNEANTDGNRHFYGFECENLGDGHDPWPEAQLAAIERVAAAICRRHGWTERSVIGHLEWQPGKVDPRGFTMASMRERVRDRLK comes from the coding sequence ATGGCCCCACCCATGTCCGCGGCGGATTTCCTGGACGCCCTGAAGGACGAGGGCGTCACGGTCGTCGAGGTCGGCGACTGGAGACACCACAACCGCAACCACAAGGGCCCCTGGGGCCCGGTGCACGGCGTGATGATCCACCACACGGTCACCAAGGGCAGCGAGCGCACGGTCGAGCTCTGCCGGGACGGCTACGAGGACCTGCCGGGCCCGCTCTGCCACGGTGTCATCACCAAGGACGGCCGCGTCCACCTGGTCGGTTACGGCCGCGCCAACCACGCGGGCCTCGGCGACGACGACGTTCTGCGGGCGGTGATCGCCGAGAAGGCCCTCCCGCACGACAACGAGGCGAACACCGACGGCAACCGCCACTTCTACGGCTTCGAGTGCGAGAACCTCGGCGACGGCCACGATCCCTGGCCGGAGGCCCAGCTGGCGGCGATCGAACGCGTGGCCGCCGCGATCTGCCGCCGTCACGGCTGGACGGAACGGTCGGTGATCGGCCACCTGGAGTGGCAGCCGGGCAAGGTGGACCCGCGCGGCTTCACCATGGCGTCGATGCGGGAGCGCGTCCGGGACCGCCTCAAGTGA
- a CDS encoding family 2B encapsulin nanocompartment shell protein: protein MSVGEEVRSEQGRPQQSLGTAAARNLATTTKSAPQMQEISSRWLLRTLPWVNVQGGTYRVNRRLTYAVGDGRVTFVKTGDRVEVIPAELGELPALRSYEDEEVLTELARRCQQREFAPGDVITSFGSQADEVYLLAHGKVEKIGTGPYGDDAVLGVLADGAYFGDQALLDPDAIWEFTARAVTACTVLVLPRNDVEQVAERTDTLRDHLQAQRSIPEQSTNKYGEKEIALAAGHSGEPDIPHTFVDYEARPREYELSVAQTVLRIHSRVADLYNQPMNQTEHQLRLTVEALKERQEHELVNNREFGLLHNCEYDQRLQPHDGVPSPDDLDELLSRRRGTKLLLAHPRAISAIGRELNKRGLVPETIDVGGNRIPTWRGVPIYPCNKIPVTEARTTSIIAMRTGEAEQGVIGLQQTGIPDEIEPSLSVRFMGINEQAIIKYLVTAYYSAAVLVPDALGVLENVEIGRWR, encoded by the coding sequence ATGTCGGTAGGCGAAGAGGTCCGTTCGGAGCAGGGCCGTCCGCAGCAGAGTCTCGGCACGGCAGCCGCGCGGAACCTGGCCACCACGACCAAGTCCGCACCCCAGATGCAGGAGATCAGCTCGCGCTGGCTGCTGCGCACGCTGCCATGGGTGAACGTCCAGGGTGGTACGTACCGCGTCAACCGCCGACTGACCTACGCCGTGGGGGACGGCCGGGTCACCTTCGTCAAGACGGGAGACCGCGTCGAGGTCATCCCGGCGGAGCTGGGCGAACTGCCGGCGCTTCGGTCCTACGAGGACGAGGAGGTGCTCACCGAGCTGGCCCGCCGCTGCCAGCAGCGCGAGTTCGCGCCCGGTGACGTGATCACCTCCTTCGGCAGCCAGGCCGACGAGGTCTATCTGCTGGCGCACGGCAAGGTGGAGAAGATCGGCACGGGCCCGTACGGCGACGACGCCGTGCTCGGAGTCCTCGCCGACGGCGCGTACTTCGGCGACCAGGCGCTGCTCGACCCCGACGCCATCTGGGAGTTCACCGCCCGCGCGGTCACCGCCTGCACGGTCCTCGTCCTGCCGCGCAACGACGTCGAGCAGGTGGCCGAGCGCACCGACACCCTGCGCGACCACCTCCAGGCGCAGCGCTCGATCCCGGAGCAGAGCACCAACAAATACGGCGAGAAGGAGATCGCTCTCGCGGCGGGCCACAGCGGCGAGCCGGACATCCCGCACACCTTCGTGGACTACGAGGCCCGGCCGCGCGAGTACGAACTGAGCGTCGCCCAGACCGTCCTGCGCATCCACTCCCGCGTCGCCGACCTCTACAACCAGCCGATGAACCAGACCGAGCACCAGCTCCGGCTGACCGTCGAGGCGTTGAAGGAGCGCCAGGAGCACGAGCTGGTCAACAACCGTGAGTTCGGACTGCTCCACAACTGCGAGTACGACCAGCGGCTCCAGCCGCACGACGGTGTGCCCAGCCCCGACGACCTGGACGAACTGCTCAGCCGCCGGCGCGGCACCAAGCTGCTGCTCGCCCATCCGCGCGCGATCTCCGCCATCGGCCGCGAGCTCAACAAGCGCGGGCTCGTCCCCGAGACCATCGACGTGGGCGGCAACCGCATCCCGACCTGGCGCGGGGTGCCGATCTACCCGTGCAACAAGATCCCGGTCACCGAGGCCCGTACGACCTCGATCATCGCCATGCGTACCGGTGAGGCCGAGCAGGGCGTCATCGGGCTCCAGCAGACCGGCATCCCGGACGAGATCGAGCCGAGCCTGTCCGTCAGGTTCATGGGCATCAACGAACAGGCGATCATCAAGTACCTCGTGACCGCCTACTACTCCGCGGCGGTCCTCGTACCGGACGCGCTCGGCGTCCTGGAGAACGTCGAGATCGGCCGCTGGCGGTGA
- a CDS encoding family 2 encapsulin nanocompartment cargo protein polyprenyl transferase has translation MGEFMTAARHHPSEAPERRRPIGDPSAPIDGHEASVILERARELVDPVLRAAIESLPGSMRRIALYHFGWEHADGTPAAGHAGKAIRPALVLAAATALGGPEARTAAVRAAAAVELVHNFSLLHDDVMDRDTTRRHRPTAWTVFGDADAILAGDALQALALRTLAEDPHPASGTAAARLAGCVVELCAGQHTDVALEGQSPGEVTLDEVLGMAEAKTGALLGCACALGALYAGAPEGDVEALDAFGREAGLAFQLIDDVIGIWGDPARTGKPAGADLAARKKSLPVVAALASGTPAAARLADLYAAPRTQEDLDRTALAVEQAGGRDWAQVQAADRMARALGHLARAVPEPEAAGGLLALAEYVTRRSS, from the coding sequence ATGGGTGAGTTCATGACGGCCGCACGGCACCACCCCTCCGAGGCGCCCGAAAGGCGGCGGCCCATCGGCGACCCGTCCGCCCCGATCGACGGCCACGAGGCCTCGGTCATCCTGGAGCGTGCCCGGGAACTCGTCGATCCCGTGCTGCGTGCGGCGATCGAGTCGCTGCCGGGGTCCATGCGCCGGATCGCGCTCTACCACTTCGGCTGGGAGCACGCCGACGGCACCCCGGCGGCCGGCCACGCCGGCAAGGCGATACGGCCCGCGCTCGTGCTCGCCGCGGCCACCGCGCTCGGCGGACCCGAGGCCCGTACGGCCGCGGTGCGGGCGGCCGCCGCGGTGGAGCTGGTCCACAACTTCAGCCTGCTGCACGACGACGTGATGGACCGGGACACCACCCGGCGCCACCGGCCCACGGCCTGGACGGTGTTCGGCGACGCCGACGCGATCCTCGCCGGGGACGCCCTCCAGGCGCTGGCCCTGCGGACCCTCGCCGAGGACCCGCACCCGGCGTCCGGGACCGCCGCCGCCCGGCTCGCGGGCTGCGTCGTCGAACTCTGCGCCGGTCAGCACACCGACGTGGCCCTGGAGGGGCAGAGCCCCGGCGAGGTCACCCTCGACGAGGTGCTCGGCATGGCCGAGGCCAAGACGGGCGCCCTGCTCGGGTGCGCCTGCGCGCTCGGCGCGCTGTACGCGGGCGCGCCGGAGGGCGACGTCGAGGCGCTGGACGCGTTCGGCCGCGAGGCCGGGCTCGCCTTCCAGCTCATCGACGACGTCATCGGGATATGGGGCGACCCCGCCCGTACCGGCAAGCCGGCCGGGGCGGACCTCGCCGCCCGCAAGAAGTCCCTGCCGGTCGTCGCCGCCCTGGCCTCCGGCACGCCGGCGGCCGCCCGGCTGGCCGACCTCTACGCGGCTCCCCGCACGCAGGAGGACCTCGACCGCACGGCCCTCGCCGTCGAACAGGCCGGCGGACGCGACTGGGCGCAGGTCCAGGCGGCCGACCGGATGGCCCGCGCGCTGGGGCACCTGGCCCGTGCGGTGCCCGAGCCGGAGGCGGCGGGAGGCCTGCTGGCCCTCGCGGAGTACGTGACACGGCGCAGCAGTTGA
- a CDS encoding GNAT family N-acetyltransferase: MGVAIRAAGASDRDLVVRLLDVAFQDDPVSRWVFPGDEYRRATHHQLMAAFTDIVLADGRIDLTEDGTACALWLSVPAEEHAEGEGEGEGEGEEDGPAQLRASIDPANERIELVARLTQEVHPAGRAHEYLWMIGVSPDRQGEGLGTALIGAVLDRCDREGLPAYLEASNARSRALYERLGFALPDRPLVLPDGPQMWPMWREPRS; this comes from the coding sequence ATGGGTGTGGCGATACGGGCGGCGGGCGCGAGCGACCGCGATCTGGTCGTACGGCTGTTGGACGTCGCCTTCCAGGACGATCCCGTCAGCCGCTGGGTCTTCCCGGGTGACGAGTACCGCCGCGCCACCCACCACCAGCTCATGGCCGCCTTCACCGACATCGTGCTGGCCGACGGCCGCATCGACCTCACCGAGGACGGCACGGCCTGCGCGCTGTGGCTGTCAGTGCCGGCCGAGGAACATGCCGAGGGCGAGGGCGAGGGCGAGGGCGAGGGCGAGGAGGACGGGCCTGCGCAGCTGCGCGCGAGCATCGACCCTGCCAACGAGCGGATCGAGCTGGTCGCCCGGCTCACCCAGGAGGTCCACCCCGCCGGCCGCGCCCACGAGTACCTCTGGATGATCGGGGTCAGCCCCGACCGCCAGGGCGAGGGCCTCGGCACCGCCCTCATCGGCGCGGTCCTCGACCGCTGCGACCGCGAGGGGCTGCCCGCCTATCTGGAGGCCAGCAACGCCCGCAGCCGCGCGCTCTACGAACGCCTCGGCTTCGCTCTCCCGGACCGCCCGCTCGTCCTCCCCGACGGCCCGCAGATGTGGCCGATGTGGCGCGAGCCGCGCAGCTGA
- a CDS encoding TetR/AcrR family transcriptional regulator — translation MAVNPQRRAALVDAGVEVLAREGARGLTFRAVDAEAGVPVGTASNYFTGRDDLLRQIDARLHVRLAPDPEVLAGLLARPKDRALVTAFMHDLIARATADRTGYLALLEMRLEATRRPELRESYTKSVRGDLEQGMAFHRDAGLPGGDETVVVLYLAMLGLILEHLTLPGVLDGVLTGVGVPEGLVERVVARVVPQS, via the coding sequence ATGGCCGTCAATCCGCAGCGGCGGGCGGCGCTGGTCGACGCCGGGGTCGAGGTGCTGGCGCGGGAGGGGGCGCGCGGGCTGACGTTCCGCGCGGTGGACGCCGAGGCCGGGGTTCCGGTGGGCACCGCCTCCAACTACTTCACCGGACGCGACGACCTGCTGCGGCAGATCGACGCCCGGCTGCATGTGCGGCTGGCGCCCGACCCCGAGGTGCTCGCCGGGCTGCTGGCGAGACCGAAGGACCGGGCGCTGGTGACGGCCTTCATGCACGACCTGATCGCCCGCGCGACCGCCGACCGCACCGGCTATCTGGCCCTGCTGGAGATGCGCCTGGAGGCCACCCGCCGGCCCGAGCTCCGGGAGTCGTACACCAAGTCGGTGCGCGGCGACCTGGAGCAGGGCATGGCGTTCCACCGGGACGCCGGGCTGCCCGGCGGTGACGAGACGGTCGTCGTGCTGTATCTCGCGATGCTCGGGCTGATCCTGGAGCACCTGACGCTGCCGGGGGTGCTGGACGGGGTGCTGACGGGGGTGGGGGTGCCGGAGGGGCTGGTGGAGCGGGTCGTGGCGAGGGTGGTGCCGCAGTCGTAG
- a CDS encoding dihydrofolate reductase family protein, giving the protein MRKLTYFVACSIDGFIGDESGDASFMYPFVDEEFIGFLTAEYPETMASHARRALGVHDLPPRRFDTVVQGRGSYDVGLKEGFTSPYDHLRQYVASRTLTESPDPQVEIVADDLLGKVRELKAEDGELGIYLCGGAQLAGQLRDEIDELVIKTYPVALGTGMPMFAAGFSVAEFALDEVRLFKNGVLVRTYSRKR; this is encoded by the coding sequence TTGCGAAAGCTCACGTACTTCGTCGCCTGCTCGATCGACGGCTTCATCGGGGACGAGAGCGGCGACGCGTCGTTCATGTACCCGTTCGTGGACGAGGAGTTCATCGGGTTCCTCACCGCCGAGTACCCGGAGACCATGGCGTCCCACGCCCGCAGGGCCCTCGGCGTCCACGACCTCCCGCCCCGGCGGTTCGACACCGTCGTCCAGGGTCGCGGCAGCTACGACGTCGGCCTCAAGGAGGGCTTCACCAGCCCGTACGACCATCTGCGCCAGTACGTCGCCTCCCGCACCCTCACCGAGTCCCCCGACCCGCAGGTCGAGATCGTCGCCGACGACCTGCTCGGAAAGGTCCGCGAACTCAAGGCCGAGGACGGCGAGTTGGGGATCTACCTGTGCGGCGGCGCACAGCTCGCCGGTCAACTGCGCGACGAGATCGACGAACTCGTCATCAAGACCTACCCGGTCGCCCTCGGCACCGGCATGCCGATGTTCGCCGCCGGCTTCTCGGTCGCCGAGTTCGCCCTCGACGAGGTCCGCCTCTTCAAGAACGGCGTCCTCGTGCGCACGTACAGCAGGAAGCGCTGA
- a CDS encoding YciI family protein: MKYLMMVQGTQQDYEAMRGKATGNSPAWSEEDIQAMYAHMSAINDDLAETGELIDAQGLAEPAKARHVTLGADGKAVITDGPYSETKELMAGYWVLDCPSLERVTELADRVTRCPQPAGAPVYAVVIRPILDGAGDI, from the coding sequence ATGAAGTACCTGATGATGGTGCAGGGCACGCAGCAGGACTACGAGGCCATGCGCGGCAAGGCCACCGGGAACTCCCCGGCCTGGAGCGAGGAGGACATCCAGGCGATGTACGCGCACATGAGCGCGATCAACGACGACCTCGCCGAGACCGGCGAGCTCATCGACGCGCAGGGTCTCGCCGAGCCCGCGAAGGCCCGCCACGTCACCCTGGGCGCGGACGGCAAGGCCGTGATCACCGACGGGCCGTACAGCGAGACCAAGGAGCTCATGGCCGGCTACTGGGTGCTGGACTGCCCGAGCCTGGAGCGGGTCACCGAGCTCGCCGACCGCGTCACCCGCTGCCCGCAGCCCGCGGGCGCCCCCGTCTACGCGGTGGTGATCCGTCCCATCCTGGACGGCGCCGGCGACATCTGA
- a CDS encoding RNA polymerase sigma factor, producing MSRTTWTTSTTEDLLRLHAPQVLGALVRRYGHFDAAEDAVQEALLAAAGQWPTAGVPDNPRGWLIRVASRRLVDALRADDARRAREEKAAALGERLASGPDRAPREDDTLALLFLCCHPDLPQPAQIALTLRAVGGLTTAEIARAYLVPEATMAQRISRAKQKVRGVSFGRPDNWEARLPAVLHTLYLIFNEGYTATSGPVLQRRDLAGEAVRLTRAVHRLLPGTGEVTGLLALMLLTDARREARTGPDGDLVPLDEQDRERWDKAAIEEGVALITAALAHGPAGPYQLRAAIAAVHDEAPSAQVTDWREILGLYDVLVRLVPGPVERLNRAVAVAMVHGPAAGLSELDALEGDLGHRRDAVRGHLLERAGSRDEARAAYEAAAAQTLSLPEQRYLRRRAARLRP from the coding sequence ATGAGCCGCACGACCTGGACGACGTCCACGACCGAGGACCTGCTGCGCCTGCACGCGCCGCAGGTCCTCGGCGCGCTGGTCAGGCGGTACGGCCATTTCGACGCCGCCGAGGACGCCGTACAGGAAGCACTTCTGGCCGCGGCCGGGCAGTGGCCCACGGCCGGGGTCCCGGACAATCCGCGCGGCTGGCTGATCCGGGTGGCGTCGCGGCGGCTCGTGGACGCGCTGCGGGCGGACGACGCCCGGCGGGCGCGGGAGGAGAAGGCGGCGGCGCTCGGTGAACGCCTCGCCTCCGGGCCGGACCGGGCGCCCCGCGAGGACGACACCCTCGCCCTGCTCTTCCTCTGCTGCCACCCCGACCTGCCCCAGCCCGCACAGATCGCCCTCACCCTGCGCGCGGTCGGCGGCCTGACCACGGCCGAGATCGCCCGCGCGTACCTCGTGCCCGAGGCGACCATGGCGCAGCGGATCAGCCGCGCCAAACAGAAAGTGCGAGGGGTGTCCTTCGGGAGGCCCGACAACTGGGAGGCGCGGCTCCCGGCCGTCCTGCACACCCTCTACCTGATCTTCAACGAGGGTTATACCGCGACCTCGGGACCCGTCCTCCAACGCCGTGACCTCGCCGGTGAGGCCGTCCGCCTGACCCGCGCGGTCCACCGTCTCCTCCCCGGCACCGGCGAGGTGACCGGCCTGCTCGCCCTGATGCTGCTCACCGACGCCCGCCGCGAGGCCCGTACCGGTCCGGACGGCGACCTCGTGCCCCTCGACGAGCAGGACCGCGAGCGCTGGGACAAGGCCGCGATCGAGGAGGGCGTCGCCCTGATCACCGCGGCCCTCGCCCACGGCCCCGCCGGCCCCTACCAGCTGCGCGCGGCCATCGCCGCCGTCCACGACGAGGCACCGTCCGCGCAGGTCACCGACTGGCGGGAGATCCTCGGCCTCTACGACGTCCTGGTCCGCCTCGTCCCCGGCCCCGTCGAACGCCTCAACCGCGCGGTCGCCGTCGCCATGGTCCACGGCCCGGCGGCGGGCCTCTCCGAACTGGACGCCCTGGAGGGGGACCTGGGCCACCGCCGGGACGCGGTGCGGGGACATCTCCTGGAGCGGGCGGGGTCCCGCGACGAGGCCCGCGCCGCCTACGAAGCGGCGGCCGCGCAGACCCTCAGCCTGCCCGAGCAGCGGTATCTGCGGAGGCGGGCGGCGCGGCTGAGGCCGTAG
- a CDS encoding DUF952 domain-containing protein, with amino-acid sequence MTDHIVHLTERSLWEEARARGTYEISTRGRTLQEEGFIHCSTRAQLPGTAARFFADLDDLVVLVIDPDRLDVPLKWEAPAPGAEEFPHLYGPLAVDAVVEVEEWEVTPR; translated from the coding sequence ATGACCGACCACATCGTGCACCTCACCGAACGATCCCTCTGGGAGGAAGCCCGCGCCCGGGGGACGTACGAGATCTCGACCCGCGGCAGGACCCTCCAGGAGGAGGGCTTCATCCACTGCTCGACCCGCGCCCAGCTGCCGGGCACGGCGGCGCGCTTCTTCGCGGATCTCGACGATCTGGTGGTCCTCGTCATCGACCCCGACCGCCTGGACGTCCCCCTGAAGTGGGAGGCCCCTGCACCCGGCGCCGAGGAGTTCCCGCACCTCTACGGGCCGCTCGCCGTGGACGCCGTGGTGGAGGTGGAGGAGTGGGAGGTCACCCCGCGCTAG